TCTAACTCTGCCCACCTTCAGCTTGAAATTATTCCCCTTTATCCTCTCAAAATTACATGTGGAGCAGTATTTAAAACCAGTTTTAAATGTAATCTTTTGTGCTTTGTGTTATTTAATACATGTGAGCCATTATTAGTTGTTGATTATTTGGGCTCATGCCTAAATGGTGCTTTTGTCTGTTTGGATTTCAGAAGACCTCCCTCACTGGGTGCTGTCAGCCATGAAGTGCTTGGCCTACTGTAAGTCACTGAAGAGCTTTCAAGTTCCAGAAACCTCTTTTGAGAGTTGAAAGggaaatatttgtgtgtgtgaaatcAGCTGTGATGTCTCAGTTCAGAAACCTGTGGGTGCTTTCCTCTAGTGCAGTTTTTCAGGAGTGAAAGGGACTTTGCTTTTCCAGTCCCTGGCTTTTAGCTGGACCAAAACATTTCCTACACTTCATATTAAACTAGGGAGatccattttctttgttttgtaaaCAATCAActctaaattaattaaatgagtGCCTCTCAAATGAGACCAGAGATAATGagcttttatttccatgtgCTGAGCTTCCTTTTGCTCCAGGAGCTTGAGCTCCCTGTGGGAGAAGTGGGATCACTGTCCTTTGGAAATGAAGGCACACACTAAGGGTGGGTGATAATTTTGCTGAGGAACCTATGAAGACcacagattaatttttctttatttattttcttggtgtGGAACAGAACTGAGCATGGCTCTTCAGTGGCTGCCTGGAATCTCTTACACTGCTTTTGCTTACAAATTGTGCCAAATACAGTATTTGTGCATTGCTGATAGCATTCTTTGCTTGTGAAACAAGAATAAGTTTAGGCTGATCttcaggaatttattttctagtGGGACTGTGGATTTTTGGTgtgaatttcctttcttcccctcttttcAGGGCCCAGGAACAAGGACATGAGCCAGGACACCTACAGTGGCTTTGAGCGGGATGTGTTCAGAACAGTTGCTGATTATTTTCTCAGTCTTCCTGAGCCATTGCTTACTTTTGAATACTATGAGCTCTTTGTCAATATCTTAGGTATGTATGAATTTAGAAACAGTCAGGGCAGCTCTGAGTTCAGATCAGCTGGGGGACAAATGTGTGATTCAAAGCAGAGCTCGGCGTCCTGATGCGTGTGGGAGCTCCAATCTGAGGAGGATCATCACTGCTCCTTTCTGTATTAGTGTTAATTAAAATGTACTTCTGCCTCATGATTTCCCATTTAAATTGCTGTTTCAGCTCACATTCTAAATATTCAATAACAAAAACTTCAGAAGATGTGCTTGTTCTGCCTGCTCCTCACTATTGCAGCGTTACCTGTCTTTGTTCTTGCATGTTGGATGCAATGGCCTTGTTAAATTGCTTTGGGACTGAACTAAAGTCTTAATTAATATCTTAATTAATATCTTGACTTTGTTGTCTGTCTGCCCAGTTAGCAGCTCTCTGAACTGGTTCATTTTCACACCACTTGCACCTTTAACATCTCTTTCATTTCCTGATAGTTTTGTGTGGCTACATCCAAATTCCTGATCTGGGCAGTGGAAAACGTTCTGTCCAAGAGGAGAAATGTGACCCTCAGCCTTCAAAAACTCCTCACTTGAACTCTTTCAAGTCCACTGAGTGTCTTCTCCTAAGCCTGCTCCTCAAAGAGTCTgacaagaaggagaaaggacaagcttccaggagcttttcctcagaggagctgagagcccaaaaccagcacggaaagaaatggcagcagcacaaactgCCACGCCAGCAAGGGAGCGCTGGGAGCCTGATAGGAGGGAGCTGCCAGAATCTTGCAGGATCCAGGAACGCCCAAGAGCCACCTGGAGCGTTTAGGACACGGTGTTACTCCTTGGAGAGaattggagctgctgcttccagtgTGTGTGATAAAGGAGGACGTGCCCCCCTCAGGGCAGGAGGTGTGAGCACCAGCACGAGGAGTGCAGAcctgctggaggagcacagagggacctcggtgctggagctgggctggggtagctcaggcccagcccagggcctCAGGAGAGTGCCTGGCCCGTGTCcctgggctgaggagctgcGGGGTGGCAGGCACGGGCCCCgggcagccctgagcctgctgggcaggaggagctccaggagctgcagtgccatcAACAGACCCAGTGCTGAGATCACAGTGCAGCCTCAGCCCCGGGGGCAGGGCACACCCGGCCCCTCCGTGGCCATCAGCGTCCAAAAGAgactctgcaggagcagcacagagctgtcaggACGCTCTGCCCCCCCCTCCCCTTGTGTGTTGGCTGGCACAAGTaagggctctctgcagcatgCTGTACTGCCTTGTTGTGTGGCCTCACTAATCCCTGCTTCCCTCACCTCTGCCACTCTCGCTAGGATAGGCACAGAGCatggatttgtggggtttttaaaggaaatctgCTGGCATAATGGTTTAAGCTGCTGTAGCTCTGCTAACTGTGTGTAGTATCTTTGGAATATGAGCTCAATGTGTCAGTGATTGGCCTTTCTGCTCAGGTGAgtgatgggagcagggaatcTGCACACACCTGCCTGTTGGAGAtgtctttttctgttctgtaaatctgtattttctgagaATAATTAGTGTCATTCCTTAATTGTATTGTGGTCCTAATTGCACCATAATGAAGGAAGTTGGAGATGACCACACAAACAAAGGCCTGTACATTCTCTTCTGTGTTACAGCTGATTTCTCTGGAACATAAATAATCAcattgaaaaataagaaatctgTGATACTGAGGTAGAAACATGCTGGAAGCTCGTTCAAATCTTAATGCCAGCTGTCTTTGTGGTTAACTTGTAGatctcctgcagcctcacctggaGAGGATTGCAGTGGAGGCCCTGCAgatctgctgcctgctgctgcccccgcCGAGGcgcaggaggctgcagctgctgctgaggatgaTGAACAGGATCAGTGGCAACGTTGACATGCCACGGCTGCACGATGCCATGGGCACCAGGTCCCTGGTAAGGGCACGAAAACTCTTCTTAGAAGAATGCAGATGATTCCTCAGCCTGatttcccaccctgctgctatttagaatcccagactggtttgggctgggagggaccttaaagcccatctcattccagtTTAAACCTGGTGTGCATTAGGTTGGCTCTGCGGGTTTTAATCACCTCACTAGTCTCAAGATGACCAGTTGAGGATTTAGGTTTGGATTagaagcaggaagaaattctttattcagagggtgtgaggccctggcacaggtgcccagagcagctgtggctgcccctggatccctggcagtgcccaaggccaggctggacagggttggaagcacctgggacagtggaaggtgtccctgctccaacccaaaccattccaggaaCCTATTCTACAGTCCTGTGAAGATGTTCAGTTTTCTATAGGTTAAACCTTTTTCTGCTACCACCTTTTacaatatgtatttttaattgaaagtgCTGTTCAATTCCAAAGAAATTACTTTATTCAGCTGATGACTCTTCCTCCTTGTGTGACCATACTTGGAAGTTGGTACTGGGGGATTTGAGCCACTGTAGAGTGGAGAGGAGGGAAATAAATCCCCCAGCTTTctccactgcagctgtgctgaacTTTTCCAGCTGATCCAGACGTTTTCCCGCTGTGTCCTGCGCTGTGCAGAGGAGGAAGACCTGGATGAGCTGCTCTCCACACGCCTGCTGTCCTTCCTGATGGACCATCAGCAGGAAATATTCCAGGTCCCAGCTTACCTGCAGGTTGCTGTGCAGGATCACCTCGAGCACATGAAGAAGGCTCAGGTTGGTGCCATGACAGCAGTTCAGAGTCATTTGTTAATTGCTTCTTTTGAAGTtgggaaaatgcaaataaaccCAGTACATTTTGAATGTATAGATATTAATTATAATGTTTTGCAGCTTGTGAGTGGGTGTGGGTGTTTATTAGGTACTTACTCTAACAGTACAGAATCAGTTGAGTGCATGCAGAGCCCTTTTTCTTCCAgtgcaaacaggaaaaagaagaaatttgtgCCATCTTGCCAACGTACTCCTACTGCAAACAAATCACTCCTCAGGAGTTTGAAGAACAAAAGGTCTCCACCTCACAGGCTGCAgtggcagagctcctggagaaCATCATCAAGGATAGAAACCTCtctgtgaaggagaaaaagaaaaagttgaaaCAGGTGAGTTCATTTCATCTGCTTGTGCAGTGCCTTTGTGAGGGAAGGGCTCAGGCAccagagcctggggcaggagaggagcagaatgTGCTGAGAAATGTTTGTGCTCAAGAGCTGTCGAGTGCTTCATGTGCTCTGCTTGGGATTTTAAAGATGGTTTTTAATGCTGCatcctctggagccaggctgggacacctgggggtgctcacctggagaggagaaggatccaggcagagctcagagcccctgccagggcctgaaggggctccaggagagctggagagggactggggacaagggatggagggacagcacatagggaatggctcccactgccagagggcaggcatggatgggagattgggaattgttccctggcagggtgggcagccctggcacagagtgcccagagcagctgtggctgcccctggatccctggcagtgcccaaggccaggctggacattggggctggagcacctgggacagtgggaggtgtccctgccatggcaggggtggcacaggatgggatttaaggttctttccaatccaaaccactCCATAATAATGCAGCCTTTGACTGGCAGCAGTGGTGTTCAAACGATGATGTAAAACCATTGGATAAATGAttgtgctggagctccagctctCCATTCAGTGATTCCTGTGGAATTGCAGCCTGGATTCCTGTGCTGCACTGGCCATCCCAGTCACCATTAATATGCCAGAGGTGGGGTTAAATTCAATAGGGGTTAAAAGCAATGATTTTTGGCTTTAAGAGACAAAACTCACTCTGCTGAGAATCCTGAAACATTCTTTTGGTAGCCTTGGCTTTGTGTTTTGTAACATCTACAGTGCTCAAGATTATCTTGCACTTCTCTGGCCTACCAACAACTTGCCTAATAGTAAGGCTAAAACACAGCAGTTCTGGCAGGATTTAATCCTGgagggtttttctttcttttggcaAGTCTTTCTACCCAATGGAATAGTTTTGTACTTGTCCTGGAATCTCCTAAGCGAGTCTTGTGACTCCCCTTTGAACAAGCAGCTTTTCAGGACAGCCACACTTGGCTTAGGTGccccttctgcagctctgactTCATGTGTGTTGTGGAACCTTTCTGGGCCTCTAAAAGTGAGTCTGGTTTGGTTCATCAAACCTTCTGAATCTAAAAAAGAATGGCTAATTATAGTTGATAAATGGTGCCAGTACTGGGGGTgcctgagcagtgccagcacagggatgggcactgccctgggcctgCTGGACACATTCTGCTTGATGGGAAATGTTGGGAATTCTTGGGAAAAGCCAAATTCATGGCACTTTCTAGAGGGTAAGGTCCCGGTTGTGTCAACACCAGAAATTACAAAGGTGGTTTGGATCCATCAGTGGAAGGGTTTGGCTCATGTTCagatgtattttcagtttttcatccCTTTCTGAGGCCTTGCAAGGGAAACAGGCACAATGTCCAAATCACTGCTCTGATTCCAGGTGTTCTCATTTCCATGGAATCAGTGGTAAGCTTTCCTGGGAGATCCCTTGGCTCCCTGTTGGGTAAAAGAGTTTATCCAAGGCATTCCtggaaggcagctctgcaggcacagcaggcagggagtgtgctgtggcacagctggagttGTTGTGGGATTTTCTCATCCTGggtgcctgtgtgtgctgcagttCCAGAAGGAATATCCCCAGATCTACGGGAGCAGGTTCCCAAGGACGGAGTCGGAagctcagctcctggagaaCAAACCCACCCTCAAGCAGCCCATGCTGAGCCTCAGGAAGCCCAAATTCCGCAGCCTCAGGTACTGATTTCACCCCTCCTGAgccacctctccctgctggaattCTGAGGGATTCACCAAAGGAATTGCTGCAGGAGtttggtgctggctgtgctgtggaaggAGGAAATGTTTACATGGACACTGTGCTGGAAGGTgccaaaatacttttttttttggtgcagatACTTTGGATaacttctaaaaaaaatatttatctgtttaCAAATTATTACAATATATTGGAgtaggaaaatgtaaaaatacatataaagcTGTTGTTAAccaaaaatttatatattttttaaaatgggaaactAATGACGTGCCTCTTGTTATAACCTTTAAATGTCTGTGAGGAATTTGTGCCATTTATTGTAGTTTTTACATGTGCGAGTTGTGGCTAAGTGCCTTTTCTATTCTCAAAATGTTTGTCTTTAAACAAAGGAGCTTCTATGAGTTCAGGACCAGGAGAGCCAGTTCACCATAAATAAATTGTTATCTCACTCCATAAATGCTTCTGTTCATATCATCTGTAAAATCCTCATCAGctttttgatatttatttatattaaaagacTTGAAgtgtatttctgcattttcatggaAAACTCATTTTGGATCTGTTGGTGTGATTCTCAAAATAGGAGTGATGGATGATCCATGAAGTGAGAACAGAATGTACtgattttccctatttttcccagAGTTAGGGATTTACTTAATAATTATGATAAGATAAAGGTTCCCCCCACAGGAGTTGAAATCTGCAGGAATACTTTTAGGAAagtataattaataataaatactcTACTGCCTGGCTCTCAGATCCCAGACTGGTTTAGGTTGGGAGGGagctcaaatcccacccagtgcctcccctgccatggcagggacacctcccactgtcccaggtgctccagcctggccttgggcactgccagggatccaggggcagccacggcTGCTCcgggcacctgtgccagggcctgcccaccctcccagccaggaattccttggtACATCTGTGATCCTGAGCCTGTCAGTTCTCTCCCaacaaaataccatttttctcctttttttggaaAGATTTTGTAAATGAGAAATCCAAATTAGCCTCATTTTACCCCAATTAATGATGCCTTAATGTCCTGAGGGTAACTTTGTGCTTTCAGGGCATGGGGCAGCTGTTCCTCCCCTGGAACATCTGTAACCAGCCTCCTCCAGCACTCAGCACCTGCCTGAACTTGCTTCCAGTGCTTCCTACCCCATTCCATGTTGCATAAATGCTTTGTTTATGTGGTGTTCCAGTTAAGTAACTTATTAGGTGAGAAGCTCACATTTCCAGGATTTGGCTTTCAAAGGCCTGCCCTCATTACTCCTAGTTCTTGATCCAGGTTATTTAATGTTCCCTTCTAAGGTTTTGACAGACCTTAGCCAAAATGGGAATAAATAGAGAAATTATAATCATGGTTCTTCAACAGAAAGGGTTAATGGGAGGCCTCAATCAAGATCTCAGTGCAGTGTCCTGGTTTTTCTGTGAGAAGCCTTAAATGAGCCCTTGTCCAATTGGAAAAGCTGCCTTGAAAGAGGGAGTAATGAAACAACACCAGGGAAAGAGCCAACCCTCATGTGCTGGTTGTGGCAGCAAATGGAGCAGGGGATGTTTAatgtccctctctgtcccttcATCCCAGTTTGGGTCCCTGGAGCTGTTTCCCTCTGTGTGGGAGCAGCACCTGAATGTATGTGCTGATAAAACACCTTCATCCTCTGcctgtgaggggacagcaggaaacAGGGACCTTGTTAATCTTTGACATTGCTCTTTACAGCGCTGTTGTTTTCataaatgttttcataaatattttaataaatgaattaaaaaataattcactcTTACAAGAGGTGGTTCCTAATGAgtctggaggagactgagggagaCCTCAAGGGCCTGAGGGGACAGCTCcaatctctgctccctgtgacaggacccagggaatggctggagctgggtcaggggaggtttaggttggattttgggaagggtttctcatccagagggtgctggcactgcccagatccccagggaatgggcatgGCCCCaaagctgccagagcagctccaggagggtttggacaggGCTCAGAgatgggattgttggggtgtctgtgcagggccagggcctGGATCactgatccctgtgggtccttccaactcaggagaTTCCTTGATGTTTGCCTCTGgcattttctcctctcctggTGTCTCTGGTGTCACACACTCCTGGGGaggctctggaggagctgggtgctgctgccagctcccgGCACGGTTCCAGTGCTCCGTCCCACTCCTccctgggctttttttctttgtaatcaCTTCTGCTTGGGAAGAATTTAGGTCTCAGGAAAACAGTGAAAGCCCCTTTTTGTGTGAACAGCAGGACAAAAGCTCCCAAAGCCCGGGGAGGATTTTGGTGCTGAAAGCCGGCTCTGTTCCCAGGGTGCTCCCATTGGtgggggctgttttgggatggggctgccctgggcagggctcagcaccccaTAAAtacccagcacagctctggctcccTGCTTGGCTCTGGAGGCTCAGGCCCTTCATCAGGGAGGATGTACAGCCAGTGAGTATTCCTGAGGCTCCTGTCTGTGGGAGCACATCCCATGTGGAGCActgtttggggctgggggcagcagggttTGGAGGGGAGGAGAAGTGGGGAGGTCTCCATGTCTCCATCTCACATCCCATGCCAAGGTGTGGTCCTGGTCTGGGGGAACAGGCTCACCTCCAGGTTCCAGAGGATTGACCAGAATTTGGAGTAGAAtaatggaatcctggaatggtttgggttgggaggacCTTAaagccacccctgccatggcagggataccttccactgttccaggtgctccaagccctgtccaacctggccttggacattgcCAGGGATCCATgggcagtcacagctgctctgggcagagtTCACCAGCCTGTGCCTGGTGTGTCTTCATGGGCTTTGCAGCAGATAAAATTGGAACCCAACAAATAACTCTTtgcttcagaaaagaaaaaaaaaggcaaaaaataaaaaaaaaggcttttccaggagctgggagataGAAGCTGGATTTTGCTTTCTGGTGATTTGGGTGTCCTGGTTTGCTGGGCTGCAGTATGGgctgtcccctcggtgtccctgcccctcctcaTGCTCAGGACAGTTCTCAGCAGCTGTTTGGAGCCTCAGAGCCCTTCCCCATGGAAAGgtgcttctccttcctccctcaaGTTCTCTGCAAGCCATGGATCATTCAGTGCAGAAAgatccatccctccctgggaggggctcccagctgtgcccctgctctgggctcacccagctgtgcccttcCAGGGTGGAGCATCCTGCTGGAGGCTACAAGAAGCTCTTTGAGACAGTGGAGGAGCTGTCCTCTCCAGTGACTGCCCATGTCACAGGTTGGTCTGGGGcctcatctcctcctgctctcctttgCTCCCACAGCTCAGCGGCTTCCAGGGCTTTACAAGGCTGGATGTGAAGGAGCTCACAGGGCTGGTGATTTGGGGTAGAGAAAGGTCAGATTGGGTGGGGAGCTCTTTAGACAATACTGAATGTCTTGGTCCACAGCAGGTGTGAAGAAATCAGAGCTTGAAGAGCTCATGTGTGTTTAAACACTAAGCTTAATTAGCAAAtgaagttttgattttcttGCTGTCACAATAAAAATTTCTTGGTGTGATTTGCCATGCACAACACTGGGTCTCCCACAGGCAGGATTCCCACCTGGCTGAGAGGAAGCCTCCTGAGATGTGGTCCTGGCTTGTTTGAGGTGGGCTCAGAGCCCTTCTACCACCTCTTTGATGGCCAGGCACTGCTCCACAAGTTCGACTTCAAGGAGGGGCATGTCACCTACCACCGAAGGTACGTGCCAGTTTTCTAagcaaaaggaataaataagGAAGCATTTGCTTCCCTGAAATGCTGGGaacaggctgtgcctgtgggacATCCTGGTTATTTTGAGTCCATGTGGTTATTGGAAGAGCTCTAGCAGTGCTATCGTTAAACCCAGCCCCAGATGCAACATGAGGTTGTGCCAGAGCTCTCAGGAGGTTCATCAAAGGAATGTTTGTATTTATTGCACAGCCTGGTGTCCCATGTAACAGAGTTTCCCCTCCTGGCCCCAGGTTTGTCCGCACTGACGCCTACGTGCGAGCCATGACGGAGAAGAGGATCGTGATAACGGAGTTTGGCACCTACGCCTACCCAGACCCCTGCAAGAACATCTTCTCCAGGTCCCTCGGGTGGTGCAGACACTGCTGGGATGTCCTATGGAGtttctgcttcccaggagcCCCTGACTGCCTGTTGGTTTTCTCTGCTCAGGTTTTTCTCCTACTTCAAAGGTGTGGAGGTGACGGATAACGCCCTGGTGAATGTCTACCCTGTGGGTGAGGATTACTATGCCTGTACTGAGACCAACTTCATCACCAGGATTAACCCAGACACCCTGGAGACCATCAAGCAGGTGGGTCTTTGTCCTGGGCAGACAGAGGTGTGGAGAAggaaaactaaaatgaaaattatggAGTCACAAAACAGTTTGGGTTGGCAGGgatcttaaagcccatccagtgccacctctgccatgggcagggacaccttccactgtccccaagtgtccagcctggccttggacactgccagggatccaggagcagccacagctgctctgggcaccctgtgccagggcctcaccaccttcacagatattcttcccaatatcccatctaactctgccctcctgtgcctccatcccttgtccccagtccctctccagctctcctggagcccctttaggcactggaagggtCCCCCCTgaaccttctcctctccaggctgaacacccccagctctcccatggcagaggggctccagcccctggagcatcTTCAAGTTGTGGTTGGAGTTGGCAAATCAGAGCTCAATTGCCGACTTTGAGAGGAACTTCCCACATGCAAAGCAAGGATGTATTGACTCACAACACCCTGCAGAGCTTGTGCCTTCCCACCTCACTCCTgactctgtccctgctgttctCCAGGTGGATCTCTGTAAATATGTGTCTGTCAATGGGGCAACAGCTCATCCCCACATTGAGAACGATGGCACCGTTTACAACATTGGCAATTGCTTTGGGAAAAACTTTGCCCTGGCCTACAACATCATCCGCATCCCTCCTCTGCAGGCAGGTCAGTCAATCCCACCTGGGAGCCAGCTGGGAAACTTTCCCCTTATGAATCATTTCTTTGTCCTTTAAATGAACTTTGTTATCCAGTTAGGCTTTTTCTAAGctcctttaatttatttttttaatgctgtatttAAGTCACTTCAGGTGGCTTCTAAATGACGAATTTTGTGTGAAAGGCAGGAATTTGCTGGGTAGAGGCTGTAAGTGCAGACCAAGTGTGGATAAGACCTCCATAacctctcacctgtcccattcCAGACAAGGAAGACCCCATAAACAAGTCGGAGGTGGTGGTGCAGTTCCCCTGCAGTGACAGGTTTAAGCCCTCCTATGTCCACAGGTAACATTCCATGGGGTCAGCTGGAACCAGGGACTAGTTTTCACATGTAATCAGCAATGAAAATTAGGTGATTAACCAA
This Camarhynchus parvulus chromosome 8, STF_HiC, whole genome shotgun sequence DNA region includes the following protein-coding sequences:
- the DEPDC1 gene encoding DEP domain-containing protein 1A isoform X5, with amino-acid sequence MAGPGPGPGPYRATRLWNEVTRCFRAGMPLRRHRQRLRSHGSCFTAAEAADWLHQVLRSNSSFGPDVTRQQTVQLLRKFLKNHVIEDIKGRWGAENLEDNGALYRFPPTSPVKPLPSPPRENLENFSGDKGKLFKLPSSSKRGLKKQEFLQSVENLARPRADVAEEKKEGTLQRREISQEYVQETWRNIIHIHLQTILGLPSLEEVLQPAQIIPEFVMYNMSHTSKHGVVILQDKAEDLPHWVLSAMKCLAYWPRNKDMSQDTYSGFERDVFRTVADYFLSLPEPLLTFEYYELFVNILDLLQPHLERIAVEALQICCLLLPPPRRRRLQLLLRMMNRISGNVDMPRLHDAMGTRSLLIQTFSRCVLRCAEEEDLDELLSTRLLSFLMDHQQEIFQVPAYLQVAVQDHLEHMKKAQCKQEKEEICAILPTYSYCKQITPQEFEEQKVSTSQAAVAELLENIIKDRNLSVKEKKKKLKQFQKEYPQIYGSRFPRTESEAQLLENKPTLKQPMLSLRKPKFRSLRY
- the DEPDC1 gene encoding DEP domain-containing protein 1A isoform X6, which gives rise to MLGVATRGCPGPRAAGGCSWRCRSVSPQWNEVTRCFRAGMPLRRHRQRLRSHGSCFTAAEAADWLHQVLRSNSSFGPDVTRQQTVQLLRKFLKNHVIEDIKGRWGAENLEDNGALYRFPPTSPVKPLPSPPRENLENFSGDKGKLFKLPSSSKRGLKKQEFLQSVENLARPRADVAEEKKEGTLQRREISQEYVQETWRNIIHIHLQTILGLPSLEEVLQPAQIIPEFVMYNMSHTSKHGVVILQDKAEDLPHWVLSAMKCLAYWPRNKDMSQDTYSGFERDVFRTVADYFLSLPEPLLTFEYYELFVNILDLLQPHLERIAVEALQLLLRMMNRISGNVDMPRLHDAMGTRSLLIQTFSRCVLRCAEEEDLDELLSTRLLSFLMDHQQEIFQVPAYLQVAVQDHLEHMKKAQCKQEKEEICAILPTYSYCKQITPQEFEEQKVSTSQAAVAELLENIIKDRNLSVKEKKKKLKQFQKEYPQIYGSRFPRTESEAQLLENKPTLKQPMLSLRKPKFRSLRY
- the DEPDC1 gene encoding DEP domain-containing protein 1A isoform X3 produces the protein MLGVATRGCPGPRAAGGCSWRCRSVSPQWNEVTRCFRAGMPLRRHRQRLRSHGSCFTAAEAADWLHQVLRSNSSFGPDVTRQQTVQLLRKFLKNHVIEDIKGRWGAENLEDNGALYRFPPTSPVKPLPSPPRENLENFSGDKGKLFKLPSSSKRGLKKQEFLQSVENLARPRADVAEEKKEGTLQRREISQEYVQETWRNIIHIHLQTILGLPSLEEVLQPAQIIPEFVMYNMSHTSKHGVVILQDKAEDLPHWVLSAMKCLAYWPRNKDMSQDTYSGFERDVFRTVADYFLSLPEPLLTFEYYELFVNILVLCGYIQIPDLGSGKRSVQEEKCDPQPSKTPHLNSFKSTECLLLSLLLKESDKKEKGQASRSFSSEELRAQNQHGKKWQQHKLPRQQGSAGSLIGGSCQNLAGSRNAQEPPGAFRTRCYSLERIGAAASSVCDKGGRAPLRAGGVSTSTRSADLLEEHRGTSVLELGWGSSGPAQGLRRVPGPCPWAEELRGGRHGPRAALSLLGRRSSRSCSAINRPSAEITVQPQPRGQGTPGPSVAISVQKRLCRSSTELSGRSAPPSPCVLAGTNLLQPHLERIAVEALQLLLRMMNRISGNVDMPRLHDAMGTRSLLIQTFSRCVLRCAEEEDLDELLSTRLLSFLMDHQQEIFQVPAYLQVAVQDHLEHMKKAQCKQEKEEICAILPTYSYCKQITPQEFEEQKVSTSQAAVAELLENIIKDRNLSVKEKKKKLKQFQKEYPQIYGSRFPRTESEAQLLENKPTLKQPMLSLRKPKFRSLRY
- the DEPDC1 gene encoding DEP domain-containing protein 1A isoform X1, with product MLGVATRGCPGPRAAGGCSWRCRSVSPQWNEVTRCFRAGMPLRRHRQRLRSHGSCFTAAEAADWLHQVLRSNSSFGPDVTRQQTVQLLRKFLKNHVIEDIKGRWGAENLEDNGALYRFPPTSPVKPLPSPPRENLENFSGDKGKLFKLPSSSKRGLKKQEFLQSVENLARPRADVAEEKKEGTLQRREISQEYVQETWRNIIHIHLQTILGLPSLEEVLQPAQIIPEFVMYNMSHTSKHGVVILQDKAEDLPHWVLSAMKCLAYWPRNKDMSQDTYSGFERDVFRTVADYFLSLPEPLLTFEYYELFVNILVLCGYIQIPDLGSGKRSVQEEKCDPQPSKTPHLNSFKSTECLLLSLLLKESDKKEKGQASRSFSSEELRAQNQHGKKWQQHKLPRQQGSAGSLIGGSCQNLAGSRNAQEPPGAFRTRCYSLERIGAAASSVCDKGGRAPLRAGGVSTSTRSADLLEEHRGTSVLELGWGSSGPAQGLRRVPGPCPWAEELRGGRHGPRAALSLLGRRSSRSCSAINRPSAEITVQPQPRGQGTPGPSVAISVQKRLCRSSTELSGRSAPPSPCVLAGTNLLQPHLERIAVEALQICCLLLPPPRRRRLQLLLRMMNRISGNVDMPRLHDAMGTRSLLIQTFSRCVLRCAEEEDLDELLSTRLLSFLMDHQQEIFQVPAYLQVAVQDHLEHMKKAQCKQEKEEICAILPTYSYCKQITPQEFEEQKVSTSQAAVAELLENIIKDRNLSVKEKKKKLKQFQKEYPQIYGSRFPRTESEAQLLENKPTLKQPMLSLRKPKFRSLRY
- the DEPDC1 gene encoding DEP domain-containing protein 1A isoform X2, producing the protein MAGPGPGPGPYRATRLWNEVTRCFRAGMPLRRHRQRLRSHGSCFTAAEAADWLHQVLRSNSSFGPDVTRQQTVQLLRKFLKNHVIEDIKGRWGAENLEDNGALYRFPPTSPVKPLPSPPRENLENFSGDKGKLFKLPSSSKRGLKKQEFLQSVENLARPRADVAEEKKEGTLQRREISQEYVQETWRNIIHIHLQTILGLPSLEEVLQPAQIIPEFVMYNMSHTSKHGVVILQDKAEDLPHWVLSAMKCLAYWPRNKDMSQDTYSGFERDVFRTVADYFLSLPEPLLTFEYYELFVNILVLCGYIQIPDLGSGKRSVQEEKCDPQPSKTPHLNSFKSTECLLLSLLLKESDKKEKGQASRSFSSEELRAQNQHGKKWQQHKLPRQQGSAGSLIGGSCQNLAGSRNAQEPPGAFRTRCYSLERIGAAASSVCDKGGRAPLRAGGVSTSTRSADLLEEHRGTSVLELGWGSSGPAQGLRRVPGPCPWAEELRGGRHGPRAALSLLGRRSSRSCSAINRPSAEITVQPQPRGQGTPGPSVAISVQKRLCRSSTELSGRSAPPSPCVLAGTNLLQPHLERIAVEALQICCLLLPPPRRRRLQLLLRMMNRISGNVDMPRLHDAMGTRSLLIQTFSRCVLRCAEEEDLDELLSTRLLSFLMDHQQEIFQVPAYLQVAVQDHLEHMKKAQCKQEKEEICAILPTYSYCKQITPQEFEEQKVSTSQAAVAELLENIIKDRNLSVKEKKKKLKQFQKEYPQIYGSRFPRTESEAQLLENKPTLKQPMLSLRKPKFRSLRY